Proteins co-encoded in one Kribbella solani genomic window:
- a CDS encoding acyl-CoA dehydrogenase family protein, protein MSLPVTDVQRDLIDLVRRFVSTEIVPLEFELDPDESELSAPVLERLTTKTKQMGLYNIDVPEEFGGAGLDTVTRTLLAMEMSQHRAGLYAPCYAAFGQPDMGQLYDGTDEQKERYLYPVLRAEKKSFFALTEPSGGSDPARAIQTRAKRDGSDWIINGNKTFISGADTADFGLVFARTGDQESGRSGITCFIVDADTPGFTVRRVIHTLRSGHCPTELTFEDVRVPAAAVLGEVGQGFALATERLTKNRIPYAAGCLGVAMKAHRMAVEYAGTRSVFGSTLAEHEGIQWMLVDNEIDLRSATLITLDAAERADSGQPFRTEVALAKIVATEAAGRVVDRAIQIHGGYGVTKDLPLERWYRELRIRRIGEGSTETQKMIVSRDLLRGRYRGLLDR, encoded by the coding sequence ATGAGCTTGCCGGTCACCGATGTGCAACGCGACCTGATCGACCTGGTCCGGCGCTTCGTCAGCACCGAGATCGTCCCGCTCGAGTTCGAGCTGGACCCGGACGAGAGCGAGCTGAGCGCTCCGGTTCTCGAACGGCTGACCACCAAGACGAAGCAGATGGGCCTCTACAACATCGACGTACCCGAGGAGTTCGGCGGCGCGGGCCTCGACACCGTGACGCGGACGCTGCTCGCGATGGAGATGTCGCAGCACCGCGCCGGACTGTACGCCCCGTGCTACGCCGCCTTCGGCCAGCCGGACATGGGCCAGCTGTACGACGGCACCGACGAGCAGAAGGAGCGGTACCTGTACCCGGTGCTGCGCGCCGAGAAGAAGTCGTTCTTCGCGCTCACCGAACCGTCCGGTGGCAGCGACCCGGCCCGGGCGATCCAGACCCGGGCGAAGCGGGACGGTTCGGACTGGATCATCAACGGCAACAAGACCTTCATCAGCGGCGCGGACACCGCCGACTTCGGGCTGGTCTTCGCGCGGACCGGCGATCAGGAGTCCGGCCGCTCGGGCATCACCTGCTTCATCGTCGACGCGGACACGCCGGGCTTCACGGTCCGGCGGGTGATCCATACGCTCCGCTCCGGGCACTGTCCGACCGAACTCACCTTCGAGGACGTCCGGGTGCCGGCCGCCGCGGTGCTCGGCGAGGTCGGGCAGGGCTTCGCGCTCGCGACCGAACGCCTGACCAAGAACCGGATTCCGTACGCCGCCGGCTGTCTGGGCGTCGCGATGAAGGCGCATCGGATGGCCGTCGAGTACGCCGGCACCAGGTCGGTGTTCGGGTCGACGCTCGCCGAGCACGAAGGCATCCAGTGGATGCTCGTCGACAACGAGATCGACCTGCGGTCGGCGACGCTGATCACGCTCGACGCCGCCGAGCGCGCGGACAGCGGGCAACCGTTCCGGACCGAGGTCGCGCTGGCCAAGATCGTCGCCACCGAGGCGGCCGGCCGGGTCGTGGACCGCGCGATCCAGATCCATGGCGGCTACGGCGTCACCAAGGACCTGCCGCTGGAGCGGTGGTACCGCGAGCTCCGGATCCGCCGGATCGGCGAAGGCAGCACCGAGACCCAGAAGATGATCGTCAGCCGGGACCTGCTCCGGGGCCGCTACCGGGGACTGCTGGACCGATGA
- a CDS encoding cyclase family protein translates to MNDNPASGANRQVGTSPYGPEDQIGRLNLMTPESRQAVMSRVDATQLFDLSVEYFIGMPSWQAIGDPPYQFWMTHSPHGTEVEGWPGIPAELTKYISYSGDSVLMYTHTGTHIDTLNHYGYHGKIYNNFTEREHLGSRHWTVNGADKFPPIAARAVLLDFPALRGVDVLPASYGITPDDVDECLAAEGLAIQEGDVVLIRTGRMRYWPEKEAWGDNPPGINRAAAVHLVNQGAMIVGSDTSCLEQAPASDDDNFTPVHTFLLAEAGAPIIEALNLEELAAAKVYESAFLAANLRLRGATGAPLRPWAFPLRKD, encoded by the coding sequence ATGAACGACAACCCCGCGTCCGGCGCGAACCGGCAGGTGGGCACCAGCCCGTACGGTCCCGAGGACCAGATCGGCCGCCTGAACCTGATGACGCCGGAATCACGGCAGGCCGTGATGAGCCGGGTCGACGCCACCCAGCTGTTCGATCTCTCGGTGGAGTACTTCATCGGGATGCCGTCCTGGCAGGCGATCGGCGATCCGCCGTACCAGTTCTGGATGACGCATTCGCCGCACGGTACCGAGGTCGAGGGCTGGCCGGGCATTCCGGCGGAGCTGACCAAGTACATCAGCTACTCGGGCGACTCGGTGCTGATGTACACCCACACCGGTACGCACATCGACACGCTGAACCACTACGGCTACCACGGCAAGATCTACAACAACTTCACCGAACGCGAGCACCTGGGTTCGCGGCACTGGACGGTGAACGGCGCGGACAAGTTCCCGCCGATCGCGGCCCGCGCGGTACTGCTGGACTTCCCGGCGCTGCGGGGCGTCGACGTGCTGCCGGCGTCGTACGGGATCACTCCGGACGACGTCGACGAGTGTCTCGCCGCCGAGGGCCTGGCAATCCAGGAGGGTGACGTCGTTCTGATCCGTACCGGCCGGATGCGCTACTGGCCCGAGAAGGAGGCCTGGGGTGACAACCCGCCGGGGATCAACCGCGCGGCGGCGGTGCACCTGGTGAACCAGGGCGCGATGATCGTCGGCTCCGACACGTCCTGTCTCGAACAGGCGCCGGCGAGCGACGACGACAACTTCACCCCGGTACACACCTTCCTGCTGGCCGAGGCCGGAGCACCGATCATCGAAGCGCTCAATCTGGAGGAGCTGGCCGCGGCCAAGGTGTACGAAAGCGCCTTCCTCGCGGCCAACCTGCGGCTCCGCGGCGCCACCGGGGCACCCTTGCGGCCCTGGGCCTTCCCGCTCCGTAAGGACTAG
- a CDS encoding thiolase family protein — protein sequence MRDAVIVSAVRSPIGKRAGVLSGLHPADLSAQVLQGLAARANLDPALVDDVVWGCVGQVGEQAVDIARTAVLSAGWPESVPGTTVDRQCGSSQQSIAFAAAGVIAGHYDIAVAGGVESMSRVPMGSTYRDGSPIGDLYVKRYGEGMPNQGLGAEQIAREWSLSRTDLDTYAVRSHQRAARAAAAGLFDAQIVEIETADGVVRADQGIRPDSTVEVLAKLKPSFLDDGVISAGNASQVSDGAAAVLITSSEIAAANGWTPLVRVHTSVVAGSDPNIMLTGPIPATHKALKRSGLSLDDIGAFEVNEAFASVPLAWQAEFGVPTEKLNPLGGAIALGHPLGGSGARITTTLIHHLADQGIRYGLQTMCEGGGQANVTIYELLA from the coding sequence ATGCGCGACGCAGTGATCGTGTCGGCGGTCAGATCGCCGATCGGCAAGCGGGCCGGCGTTCTCTCCGGCCTGCACCCGGCGGACCTGTCCGCCCAAGTACTCCAGGGCCTCGCGGCCCGCGCCAACCTGGACCCGGCCCTGGTCGACGACGTGGTCTGGGGGTGTGTCGGCCAGGTCGGCGAGCAGGCGGTCGACATTGCGCGGACCGCCGTCCTCTCGGCCGGCTGGCCGGAATCAGTACCCGGTACGACCGTCGACCGGCAGTGCGGATCGTCCCAGCAGTCCATCGCGTTCGCCGCCGCCGGTGTGATCGCCGGTCATTACGACATCGCGGTGGCCGGCGGTGTCGAGTCGATGTCCCGCGTCCCGATGGGCAGCACGTACCGCGACGGTTCGCCGATCGGCGACCTCTACGTGAAGCGGTACGGCGAGGGGATGCCGAACCAGGGTCTCGGCGCCGAGCAGATCGCCCGCGAATGGTCATTGAGCCGCACCGACCTCGACACGTACGCCGTGCGCTCGCATCAGCGGGCCGCGCGTGCTGCCGCGGCTGGACTCTTCGACGCGCAGATCGTGGAGATCGAAACCGCTGACGGCGTGGTACGCGCCGACCAGGGAATCCGCCCGGACAGCACGGTCGAGGTGCTGGCCAAGCTGAAGCCCTCGTTCCTCGACGACGGCGTGATCAGCGCCGGCAACGCCTCTCAGGTCAGCGACGGTGCCGCGGCAGTACTCATCACCTCGTCCGAGATCGCCGCGGCCAACGGCTGGACGCCGCTGGTCCGCGTACACACCTCGGTCGTCGCGGGCAGCGACCCGAACATCATGCTCACCGGTCCGATCCCCGCCACCCACAAGGCGCTGAAACGATCCGGGCTGAGCCTCGACGACATCGGCGCCTTCGAGGTCAACGAGGCGTTCGCATCCGTGCCGCTCGCCTGGCAGGCCGAGTTCGGCGTACCCACGGAGAAGCTGAACCCACTGGGCGGCGCGATCGCGCTGGGCCACCCGCTCGGCGGCTCCGGCGCGCGAATCACCACCACCCTGATCCATCACCTGGCCGACCAGGGCATCCGGTACGGACTGCAGACCATGTGCGAAGGCGGCGGGCAGGCCAACGTGACGATCTACGAGTTGCTGGCGTGA
- a CDS encoding MaoC family dehydratase: protein MTRRFADVEALRGAIGESLGSGSWIEIDQERVDAFAAVTDDRQWIHVDTVRAAAGPYQGTVAHGYLTLSLLPALGRSIFTVDGLRMSINYGLDRVRFPHPVRVGARIRAHATLAGVTDTGAGTQAVVSFTVEIDGESKPACIAETVRLLVPSRT, encoded by the coding sequence GTGACTCGGCGTTTCGCCGATGTCGAGGCACTCCGTGGCGCGATCGGCGAGAGCCTCGGCAGCGGCAGCTGGATCGAGATCGACCAGGAGCGGGTCGACGCGTTCGCGGCGGTCACCGACGACCGGCAGTGGATTCACGTCGACACCGTGCGGGCGGCAGCGGGCCCGTACCAGGGCACGGTCGCGCACGGCTACCTCACGCTGTCGCTGCTGCCGGCGCTGGGGCGCTCGATCTTCACCGTCGACGGGCTCCGGATGTCGATCAACTACGGCCTGGACCGGGTCCGGTTCCCGCACCCGGTCCGGGTCGGCGCCCGGATCCGGGCGCACGCGACGCTGGCCGGCGTGACCGATACCGGCGCGGGCACCCAGGCAGTCGTCAGCTTCACGGTGGAGATCGACGGCGAGAGCAAACCCGCGTGCATCGCGGAGACCGTCCGGCTGCTGGTACCGAGCCGGACCTGA
- a CDS encoding SDR family NAD(P)-dependent oxidoreductase, with protein MGRYQGRIAVITGGARGIGLGIAHRLAEEGAGIALIDLDEATAAEAVAGLPLTDGAKAIAVGADISDGTDVEAAVGRVTGELGGVHVLVNNAGVTRDNYLFKMTEDDWDLVMDVHLRGAFLMSRAVQKHFVDQRYGKILNLSSTSALGKKAQTNYATAKMGIQGLTRSLGIELGPFGINVNAIAPGFIVSEMTDATAARLQLDVEEFRRLGAEKNPVKRVGQPADVAAAAAFLCSDEASYITGQTLYVDGGAKL; from the coding sequence ATGGGGCGCTATCAAGGGCGGATCGCCGTCATCACCGGCGGCGCACGCGGGATCGGACTGGGCATCGCCCACCGGCTGGCCGAGGAAGGCGCCGGTATCGCGCTGATCGACCTCGACGAGGCGACGGCCGCCGAAGCGGTCGCCGGCCTGCCGCTGACCGACGGCGCGAAGGCCATCGCGGTCGGCGCCGACATCAGCGACGGTACGGACGTCGAGGCCGCCGTCGGGCGGGTCACCGGCGAGCTGGGCGGTGTACACGTACTCGTGAACAACGCCGGCGTCACCCGGGACAACTACCTGTTCAAGATGACCGAGGACGACTGGGATCTGGTCATGGACGTGCACCTGCGCGGCGCGTTCCTGATGAGCCGCGCGGTCCAGAAACACTTCGTCGACCAGCGGTACGGCAAGATCCTCAACCTCTCCAGCACGTCGGCCCTCGGCAAGAAGGCGCAGACCAACTACGCCACCGCGAAGATGGGCATCCAGGGCCTGACCCGGTCGCTCGGGATCGAACTCGGCCCGTTCGGGATCAACGTGAACGCGATCGCGCCCGGGTTCATCGTGTCCGAGATGACCGACGCGACCGCCGCCCGGCTGCAGCTGGACGTCGAGGAGTTCCGGCGGCTCGGCGCCGAGAAGAACCCGGTGAAACGGGTCGGCCAGCCGGCCGACGTCGCCGCGGCCGCCGCCTTCCTGTGCAGCGACGAGGCGTCGTACATCACCGGACAGACCTTGTACGTCGACGGCGGCGCGAAGCTCTGA
- a CDS encoding TetR/AcrR family transcriptional regulator — protein sequence MRQQPVTSRSQDPKRQMGAREILDAAALAFSERGYAATSIDDVADVLGATKGRIYHYFRTKGELFIGIHRRGIEWILEAIGPTAERADLAPADKLREMVRQHALMMMEHHTYMGVGQFLIDIHLAGEGRQSAAMEEILRMRRQFEDYYVKVVEDGIKTGAFRDTDPNLVAKAMLGAVNWMHVWYRPDETRDTPEQHERIATTLADHAVYGIVA from the coding sequence ATGAGGCAACAACCCGTCACCAGTCGTTCACAGGACCCCAAGCGTCAGATGGGGGCCCGCGAGATCCTCGACGCCGCCGCGCTCGCGTTCTCGGAGCGCGGCTACGCCGCCACCTCCATCGACGACGTCGCCGATGTCCTGGGCGCCACGAAAGGACGGATCTACCACTACTTCCGGACCAAGGGCGAGCTCTTCATCGGCATCCACCGCCGCGGCATCGAGTGGATCCTGGAGGCGATCGGCCCGACGGCCGAGCGGGCCGACCTCGCGCCGGCCGACAAGCTCCGGGAGATGGTCCGGCAGCACGCGCTGATGATGATGGAGCACCACACCTACATGGGGGTCGGCCAGTTCCTGATCGACATCCACCTGGCCGGCGAAGGCCGCCAGAGCGCCGCGATGGAGGAGATCCTCCGGATGCGCCGGCAGTTCGAGGACTACTACGTCAAGGTCGTCGAGGACGGCATCAAGACCGGCGCGTTCCGCGACACCGACCCGAACCTGGTCGCCAAGGCGATGCTCGGCGCGGTCAACTGGATGCACGTCTGGTACCGCCCGGACGAGACCCGCGACACCCCGGAACAGCACGAACGGATCGCCACCACCCTCGCCGACCACGCCGTCTACGGCATCGTCGCCTGA
- a CDS encoding N,N-dimethylformamidase beta subunit family domain-containing protein has translation MPTYPPTRSVQLAGYPDVWVTRPGSTVNVHVDSQNASFRASLVRLDGGISAGRPVTSLVREAGAHQGLRQQTSTGSYVLVPRAADALRSRNFTIRASLWPTLPGNGSAQTVLSRADENASIALRLDCLGRLELVFSTPEASLRLRCDHRLAAKRWYHVEASLDGDQREARLYYEPAHNSATRESVRRTFDVPLDRPGDQAPLMIGALRQRDVFEGKIEAPQVWREVVHGHPGRGELVAAWDFAVRPESTYVHDSGLAGLHGRTVNGPTRLVTGHAWSGTEVDPRHAPGTYAAVHFHSDDLEDASWQPTFGVDLPDYLASGVYAVELASADDQRWIPFTVAPRRPTSRVAVILPTYTYLAYANFRITDRAAELAAQLRGLDEPELFPEERYILEHPELGLSMYDTHLDGSPTCYSSRLRPVMEMSPLYRYSSSGAPRHLSADLELLGWLRRRGQSPDVLTDECLHTAGARLLEQYQVVITGSHPEYCTASMRDALSRYVARGGRLMYLGGNGFYWVTSTSSERAHVIEVRRGQAGTRTGDSPAGEVHHSLTGEPGGLWRHRGHPPESLVGVGFAGLGYGSGAGYRQLPHARVSRFSYALDGVPQDAVIGDFGPTGGAVDDEFDHVPIDRPAPAETVVIATSKGNHRSGYYRCIDDVRQLAPDVMQSDDVGADLALTDWQGGGITFATGSIGWTNCLSHENDANTVSTVTENVLRAFLRRGAPDRT, from the coding sequence ATGCCGACGTATCCGCCGACGCGTTCCGTCCAGCTCGCCGGCTATCCAGATGTCTGGGTGACGCGGCCGGGCAGCACGGTCAACGTACACGTCGATTCCCAGAACGCATCGTTTCGCGCCAGCCTGGTCCGGCTGGACGGCGGTATCAGCGCAGGCAGGCCGGTGACGAGTCTGGTACGCGAGGCCGGCGCGCATCAGGGCCTCCGGCAACAAACTTCGACCGGCTCGTACGTCCTGGTCCCGCGGGCGGCGGACGCCTTGCGCAGCAGGAACTTCACTATTCGCGCATCGCTGTGGCCGACCCTCCCCGGCAACGGCAGCGCGCAGACGGTCTTGTCGCGTGCCGACGAGAACGCCTCGATCGCGCTAAGGCTCGATTGCCTCGGAAGACTCGAACTCGTCTTCTCGACCCCGGAAGCCAGCCTGCGGCTCAGGTGCGATCATCGGCTTGCGGCCAAGAGGTGGTACCACGTCGAGGCGAGCCTGGACGGTGACCAGCGCGAGGCGCGACTGTACTACGAGCCGGCGCACAACTCGGCCACGCGTGAATCCGTACGCCGCACCTTCGACGTACCCCTCGACCGGCCCGGTGACCAAGCGCCATTGATGATCGGCGCGCTCCGGCAGCGGGATGTCTTCGAGGGAAAGATCGAGGCACCCCAGGTCTGGCGCGAGGTGGTGCACGGGCACCCGGGCCGCGGCGAACTGGTCGCCGCGTGGGACTTCGCAGTACGGCCCGAGTCGACGTACGTCCATGACTCGGGTCTTGCCGGACTCCACGGCCGCACGGTCAACGGCCCGACCCGACTCGTGACCGGCCACGCGTGGAGTGGCACCGAGGTCGATCCACGCCACGCGCCCGGCACCTACGCCGCTGTCCACTTCCACTCCGACGACCTTGAGGACGCGTCCTGGCAGCCGACGTTCGGGGTGGACCTTCCCGATTACCTCGCCAGCGGTGTGTACGCCGTGGAGCTGGCGTCGGCGGATGACCAACGGTGGATTCCGTTCACTGTCGCGCCACGTCGGCCGACCAGCCGGGTCGCGGTGATCCTGCCGACGTACACCTATCTCGCGTACGCGAACTTCCGGATCACCGATCGGGCGGCGGAACTCGCGGCCCAACTGCGTGGCCTGGACGAACCGGAGCTGTTCCCGGAGGAGCGCTACATCCTGGAGCACCCCGAGCTCGGCCTCTCGATGTACGACACCCATCTCGACGGCAGTCCGACCTGCTACTCGTCCCGGCTGCGACCGGTCATGGAGATGAGTCCGCTCTACCGCTACTCGTCGAGCGGCGCCCCGCGTCACCTCTCCGCCGATCTCGAGCTGCTGGGATGGTTGCGACGCCGAGGTCAGTCGCCCGATGTGCTGACCGACGAGTGCCTGCACACCGCTGGCGCACGACTGCTCGAGCAGTACCAGGTCGTGATCACCGGAAGCCATCCCGAGTACTGCACCGCCTCGATGCGCGATGCCTTGAGCAGGTACGTCGCGCGTGGCGGACGCCTGATGTACCTCGGCGGAAACGGGTTCTACTGGGTGACCTCCACCAGCTCCGAACGCGCGCACGTGATCGAGGTACGGCGTGGCCAGGCGGGAACTCGGACCGGTGATTCGCCGGCGGGGGAGGTGCATCACAGCCTCACCGGTGAGCCTGGTGGCCTCTGGCGGCATCGCGGCCATCCGCCGGAAAGCCTGGTGGGCGTGGGATTCGCCGGCCTCGGGTACGGCAGCGGCGCCGGCTATCGGCAGTTGCCGCACGCGCGCGTCAGCCGTTTCTCGTACGCGCTCGATGGTGTTCCGCAGGACGCCGTCATCGGCGACTTCGGACCCACCGGCGGTGCCGTGGACGACGAGTTCGACCACGTGCCGATCGACCGGCCGGCCCCTGCCGAGACCGTCGTGATCGCTACCTCGAAGGGAAACCACCGGTCCGGCTACTACCGTTGTATCGACGATGTCCGGCAACTGGCGCCGGACGTCATGCAGTCCGACGATGTCGGCGCGGATCTCGCCCTGACGGACTGGCAGGGTGGCGGGATCACCTTCGCGACCGGATCGATCGGCTGGACCAACTGCCTCTCCCACGAGAACGACGCCAACACCGTGTCGACGGTGACCGAGAACGTCCTGCGTGCATTTCTACGGCGTGGCGCGCCGGATCGTACCTGA
- a CDS encoding LacI family DNA-binding transcriptional regulator codes for MAMNRETVCMAKMGPPSATIRDVARLSGVSIATVTRTFQGSPKVRPETRERVLAAAAQLGYQPDAVAQALVTGSTNTVGVLVPSIRVPYWSEVTHGIEQLAGTHGYSVVVASSGGDPDQERRMLDLLLGKRLDGVIVGGAAGNAESWSVPNRRTPLVLLEWDETPRWDLLDSFSTGAITSRTVTQMTDQRVPGPWAANVVYDDVAGGRLVARHLHQLGHREVAFVAGPPVRTCLLRLLGFRQAFQESGVDAGVVVAADDSFDAARTAVREYLAGATRPTALACYSDMLAIGAIKAARDLGLNVPGDVSVVGYDDIEFAEYVDPPLTTLRNPKQQLGELAFDLVLAARSAEPRGERHTLAGCLIERSSTSEPTRAEG; via the coding sequence ATGGCGATGAACAGAGAGACGGTGTGCATGGCGAAGATGGGTCCGCCCTCAGCAACGATCCGGGATGTCGCGCGCCTGAGTGGCGTATCGATCGCCACCGTGACCCGTACGTTCCAGGGCTCGCCGAAGGTGCGGCCGGAAACCAGGGAACGGGTGCTCGCGGCCGCTGCCCAGCTCGGGTACCAGCCGGACGCCGTCGCGCAGGCCCTGGTGACCGGCTCGACGAACACGGTGGGCGTACTGGTGCCGTCGATCCGGGTGCCTTACTGGAGTGAGGTGACGCACGGCATCGAGCAACTGGCCGGAACACATGGCTACTCGGTCGTCGTCGCCAGCTCCGGCGGTGATCCTGACCAGGAGCGCCGGATGCTCGATCTGCTGCTCGGCAAACGCCTCGACGGCGTCATCGTCGGTGGCGCGGCCGGCAACGCGGAGTCGTGGTCAGTGCCCAACCGTCGCACCCCGCTCGTGCTGCTGGAGTGGGACGAGACACCTCGCTGGGATCTCCTTGATTCCTTCAGTACGGGGGCAATCACGAGCCGCACCGTGACGCAGATGACCGACCAACGCGTGCCCGGTCCCTGGGCGGCGAACGTCGTCTACGACGATGTCGCCGGCGGCCGGCTGGTCGCGCGGCATCTTCACCAGCTCGGTCACCGCGAGGTCGCTTTCGTAGCCGGACCACCTGTTCGTACCTGTCTCCTTCGGCTGCTCGGCTTCCGGCAGGCCTTCCAGGAGTCCGGCGTCGACGCCGGGGTCGTGGTCGCGGCCGATGACTCGTTCGATGCCGCCCGGACAGCGGTCAGGGAGTACTTGGCCGGAGCGACACGCCCTACGGCACTTGCCTGCTACAGCGACATGCTGGCCATCGGTGCGATCAAGGCCGCCCGCGACCTCGGCCTCAATGTGCCGGGAGACGTGTCGGTCGTGGGGTACGACGACATCGAGTTCGCCGAGTACGTCGACCCGCCGTTGACGACCCTGCGCAACCCGAAGCAGCAGCTTGGCGAGCTTGCCTTCGACCTGGTCCTCGCCGCGCGCAGCGCCGAGCCCCGCGGCGAACGACACACCCTGGCCGGTTGTCTGATCGAACGTTCCTCGACCTCGGAACCGACCCGAGCGGAGGGCTGA
- a CDS encoding aspartate aminotransferase family protein, whose amino-acid sequence MTSTAQTSPDYSSWPVRSVRSRELYDRARSVVPGGVVGQGRIYDPYPLYIDRADGAHVWDVDGNRYLDFHSAFGAVLLGHNHERIRTAMETCLRERGVTFAAAHPLEAELAERIVEMVPCAEMAVFSCTGSEATLHALRLARAVTGRQKVLKFEGNYHGWNEHLNWSVHFDAENEGGPAERPVPYAESAGVAQSARENVLVVQYNDTESLTRIVEEHRDELAAVIVEPMFFNAGVVLAEPGFLEQCRALCDAVGAILIFDEVITGFRVAPGGAQQALGVVPDLVTMGKAVANGMPISVLAGRRDLLENLSPTGPTFFSGTFYGHTLSVAAAVACTQFLSETPELYDQLDALGRRLRDGLREAAAEGDAQVSVESYGSVWSMHFGASSPRTYRDISKTAKTKNAGVQRDYQRWMLERGVYIHPHYMIRGYLTAAHNADHIDHVIESSRSFFAAHRSDLS is encoded by the coding sequence ATGACCAGCACCGCGCAGACATCGCCGGACTACTCTTCCTGGCCGGTCCGGAGCGTTCGCTCCCGTGAGCTCTACGACCGTGCCCGCTCCGTCGTTCCCGGCGGAGTCGTCGGTCAGGGCCGGATCTACGATCCGTACCCGCTCTACATCGACCGCGCCGACGGCGCCCACGTCTGGGACGTCGACGGCAACCGCTACCTGGATTTCCACAGCGCGTTCGGTGCGGTTCTGCTCGGTCACAACCACGAGCGGATCCGTACCGCGATGGAAACCTGTCTGCGGGAACGAGGCGTCACCTTCGCGGCCGCGCATCCGCTGGAGGCCGAGCTCGCCGAGCGGATCGTCGAGATGGTGCCGTGCGCCGAGATGGCGGTGTTCAGCTGCACCGGCAGCGAGGCGACCCTGCACGCGCTGCGCCTCGCCCGCGCGGTGACCGGGCGGCAGAAGGTCCTCAAGTTCGAGGGCAACTACCACGGCTGGAACGAGCACCTCAACTGGAGCGTGCACTTCGACGCCGAGAACGAAGGCGGTCCGGCCGAGCGACCGGTTCCGTACGCCGAGAGCGCCGGCGTCGCGCAGTCCGCCCGCGAGAACGTCCTGGTCGTGCAGTACAACGACACCGAATCGCTGACCCGCATCGTCGAGGAGCATCGCGACGAGCTCGCCGCGGTGATCGTCGAGCCGATGTTCTTCAACGCCGGCGTCGTCCTGGCCGAGCCGGGCTTTCTGGAGCAGTGCCGCGCGCTGTGCGACGCGGTCGGCGCGATCCTGATCTTCGACGAGGTGATCACCGGATTCCGGGTCGCACCCGGTGGCGCGCAGCAGGCGCTCGGCGTAGTGCCGGACCTGGTCACCATGGGCAAGGCGGTTGCGAACGGCATGCCGATCTCGGTGCTCGCCGGCCGGCGGGACCTGCTCGAGAACCTGTCCCCCACCGGACCCACCTTCTTCTCCGGCACGTTCTACGGCCACACGCTCAGCGTCGCCGCGGCGGTCGCCTGCACGCAGTTCCTCAGCGAGACACCCGAATTGTACGACCAGCTGGACGCGCTCGGGCGACGCCTGCGGGACGGACTTCGCGAAGCCGCCGCCGAGGGCGATGCACAAGTCAGCGTCGAGAGCTACGGCTCGGTGTGGAGTATGCACTTCGGAGCCTCGTCGCCTCGCACCTACCGGGACATCTCCAAAACCGCCAAGACCAAAAACGCCGGAGTCCAGCGTGACTACCAGCGGTGGATGCTCGAACGAGGTGTCTACATCCACCCGCACTACATGATCCGCGGCTATCTCACCGCGGCCCACAACGCCGATCACATCGACCACGTGATCGAGAGCAGCAGGTCGTTCTTCGCGGCACACCGCAGTGATCTGTCGTGA